In Colwellia sp. M166, a genomic segment contains:
- the minE gene encoding cell division topological specificity factor MinE, producing the protein MALLDYFLRKKEKQVTTASKAKERLQIIVAHERNSRNKQPDYLPQLTEDILVVLRKYIHVSDESFSINLDNKDGDLNVLELNIELHDEPTTD; encoded by the coding sequence ATGGCACTATTGGATTATTTTTTACGGAAAAAAGAAAAGCAAGTAACTACGGCCTCTAAGGCAAAAGAGCGCCTACAAATTATTGTGGCTCATGAGCGTAACAGTAGAAATAAACAGCCAGATTATTTACCACAACTTACCGAAGATATTTTAGTGGTACTCCGTAAATATATTCATGTTTCCGATGAAAGCTTTTCCATCAACCTTGATAATAAAGATGGCGATTTGAACGTATTAGAGCTTAATATTGAATTACATGATGAACCAACAACCGATTAA
- a CDS encoding YkgJ family cysteine cluster protein — protein MKDCNQCGKCCIKYGDGDLSATQEEIDLWEIFNPDIFEYVKHNEIWFDPKSGIRLKRCPFLGIAAKTSPNEADKYTCSIYLDRPEDCRHYPSLISEMVRDGCEMIEITDLQQPKKAQVRLDFLMQDSRPPSFS, from the coding sequence ATGAAAGATTGTAATCAATGTGGAAAATGCTGCATAAAATATGGTGATGGTGATCTTTCTGCTACGCAAGAAGAAATTGATCTTTGGGAAATATTTAATCCTGATATTTTCGAATACGTTAAACACAATGAAATTTGGTTCGATCCTAAATCGGGTATTAGACTCAAGCGTTGTCCTTTTCTCGGCATAGCAGCGAAAACAAGCCCTAATGAAGCAGATAAATATACCTGTAGTATTTATTTAGATCGACCTGAAGATTGTCGCCATTATCCTAGCTTGATCAGTGAAATGGTGCGAGATGGATGCGAAATGATTGAAATAACTGACCTACAGCAGCCTAAAAAAGCGCAAGTTCGGCTTGATTTTTTAATGCAAGATAGCCGCCCGCCTAGCTTTTCATAA